A single genomic interval of Halalkalibaculum roseum harbors:
- a CDS encoding DUF5335 family protein: MAVRKIEKNEWQSYFDTFSKLFLKDEQPEYMGIQILSGEFGSQPETSWLVMEGITYDPKGNLLDVKVEDLNRMILNPVEIYVDEDEGGWINSMEIIEKDGTKDIIEIR; encoded by the coding sequence ATGGCCGTTAGAAAAATTGAAAAAAATGAGTGGCAAAGCTACTTCGACACCTTTTCAAAATTATTCCTGAAAGATGAACAGCCTGAATATATGGGTATTCAAATCCTTTCCGGTGAGTTCGGTTCCCAACCGGAGACATCATGGCTAGTCATGGAAGGTATCACCTATGATCCTAAAGGAAATTTACTGGATGTGAAGGTTGAAGACCTCAATCGCATGATTCTGAATCCCGTCGAGATTTATGTGGATGAGGACGAGGGAGGATGGATTAACAGTATGGAGATTATTGAAAAGGATGGTACTAAAGATATCATAGAGATCAGGTAA
- a CDS encoding GlsB/YeaQ/YmgE family stress response membrane protein, producing the protein MIEISATAIYWFITLGLVIGLTVGVIMGKEGTGVPVNIIWGVAAAILTGVIGIKLNFGDGLLFSMAGTLAVLFLVNAFHQHHAEDIYGHTDRDILIKNRE; encoded by the coding sequence ATGATTGAAATAAGTGCAACTGCTATTTATTGGTTTATCACTTTGGGACTGGTAATTGGATTGACCGTTGGGGTCATAATGGGCAAGGAGGGTACCGGTGTACCCGTGAATATTATATGGGGTGTGGCAGCAGCTATATTAACAGGCGTAATAGGAATTAAGCTGAATTTCGGTGACGGGCTGCTCTTTTCAATGGCCGGCACCCTGGCAGTTCTGTTTTTGGTTAACGCATTTCACCAGCACCATGCCGAAGATATCTACGGCCATACCGACAGGGATATCCTTATAAAAAATCGTGAATAA
- a CDS encoding CBS domain-containing protein: MTEETRLKQQFTDHLLKDLDALEEMLDKDLFEKNVTRIGAEQEFCLIKYSLRPAMKAMDMLEHLNDDHFTTELARFNLELNLDPLEFQKDALSQLENNLVSKLTKANKTAHSLGAKIILTGILPTISKRDIELENISPKERYKRLNDAILAARASDFKFHISGIDELIDSHDNVLFESCNTSFQIHYQLVPEHAPMLYNWAHAVSAPVLAAATNSPLFMGKRLWKETRIALFQQSADTRKSLSPYREEQERVTFGKEWEKESALHIFQDIVSRHSVLLPIETTEDAPEVLKNGEIPALKALNTHNGTVYKWNRLCYGITDGVPHLRIENRYLPSGPTIVDEAANAAFWTGLMHGIPDRYRNIHQKMHFADVRNNFFSAAKLGLQSQFTWLDDHLVTAQDLILDEMIPIAENGLQKAEINEQDIEKYLGIIKDRVKKGKTGSHWMMDSYNQLIKNVSPEEASVTLTEGIYRRQKNGNPVHTWSELRREEGGGWRNRFRYVKQLMSKDLITLQEDDLVALAKNIMLWSDIHHIPVEDENGKLIGMLNADQILKIAGTKSNEEFKTLTAGEVMNTNIRHVSPDTRTREAFSIMDRNELGCLPVVTDSKLVGIITLNDYVKLMGYFFREISENHDSKQKTDS; this comes from the coding sequence ATGACAGAAGAAACTAGGTTAAAGCAGCAATTTACCGATCACCTGTTAAAGGATCTTGATGCATTGGAGGAAATGCTGGATAAGGATCTTTTTGAGAAAAATGTCACCCGTATAGGTGCTGAGCAGGAGTTCTGCCTCATCAAATATTCCCTACGCCCTGCCATGAAAGCCATGGACATGCTGGAACATCTCAATGATGATCATTTTACAACTGAGCTCGCCCGTTTCAACCTGGAATTAAACCTTGATCCTCTGGAATTTCAGAAAGACGCTCTATCACAACTTGAAAATAATCTCGTCAGCAAGCTTACCAAGGCAAATAAAACAGCCCATTCATTGGGCGCTAAAATTATTCTCACCGGCATTCTGCCTACGATATCCAAGAGGGATATTGAGCTTGAAAACATCTCCCCGAAAGAACGTTATAAGCGTTTGAATGATGCAATATTGGCAGCCAGGGCGTCCGATTTCAAATTCCATATATCCGGAATAGATGAACTTATTGACAGTCACGATAATGTGTTGTTTGAATCGTGTAATACCAGCTTCCAGATTCATTACCAGCTTGTGCCTGAACACGCACCTATGTTATATAATTGGGCTCATGCCGTATCAGCCCCAGTTTTAGCAGCAGCTACTAATTCTCCCTTGTTCATGGGTAAGCGACTTTGGAAGGAAACACGTATAGCCCTTTTTCAGCAATCGGCTGATACCCGAAAATCCCTTAGTCCCTATCGCGAAGAACAGGAACGTGTTACCTTTGGAAAAGAGTGGGAAAAGGAATCGGCCCTGCATATATTCCAGGATATCGTAAGCAGGCACTCCGTGTTATTACCTATCGAAACCACCGAAGATGCACCGGAGGTATTAAAAAACGGAGAAATCCCAGCTTTAAAAGCCCTCAATACCCACAACGGTACGGTATATAAGTGGAATCGCTTATGCTATGGCATTACCGACGGTGTACCACACCTTCGAATTGAGAACAGGTATCTTCCTTCGGGTCCAACCATTGTGGATGAGGCAGCCAATGCCGCTTTCTGGACCGGTCTTATGCACGGTATACCCGATCGGTACCGGAATATCCACCAGAAAATGCATTTTGCTGATGTTCGTAATAATTTTTTCTCGGCAGCTAAGCTGGGCTTGCAATCCCAATTCACCTGGCTCGATGATCACCTGGTAACCGCGCAGGACCTCATACTGGATGAAATGATTCCTATTGCCGAAAACGGTCTCCAAAAAGCAGAGATTAACGAACAGGATATTGAGAAGTACCTGGGTATTATCAAAGATCGGGTAAAAAAGGGGAAGACGGGATCCCACTGGATGATGGATTCCTACAACCAGCTCATAAAAAATGTTTCACCCGAAGAGGCTTCGGTTACCCTTACGGAAGGTATTTATCGAAGGCAAAAGAACGGTAATCCGGTGCATACATGGTCGGAGCTGCGGCGTGAGGAAGGCGGCGGGTGGCGAAACCGATTCCGCTATGTGAAACAGCTGATGTCAAAAGATCTAATCACCCTGCAGGAAGACGATCTTGTTGCACTCGCGAAAAATATTATGCTCTGGAGTGATATTCATCATATTCCGGTTGAAGACGAAAACGGGAAACTTATCGGGATGCTCAATGCTGATCAAATACTCAAAATCGCCGGTACAAAGTCGAATGAGGAGTTCAAAACCCTGACGGCCGGTGAAGTCATGAATACAAATATCAGGCACGTCTCCCCGGATACCCGTACCCGCGAAGCCTTTTCAATTATGGACAGAAATGAACTGGGATGCCTGCCGGTAGTTACAGATTCAAAGCTGGTAGGAATCATTACCCTAAACGATTATGTGAAGCTGATGGGCTATTTCTTTCGGGAAATCAGCGAGAATCATGACAGTAAACAGAAAACCGATTCTTGA
- a CDS encoding GH36-type glycosyl hydrolase domain-containing protein: MAPETQVHFNKQYLEQEVRKLASDQVVTLSKKPLQKIDPILSSSREVLIDTYRELASAAKKQKELSTAGEWLIDNFYIIQEQIVELNEDLPYTYYEKLPRLSEGNFKGYPRIYELVQKLAAISDNIIDKENTLTAVQAYQNAFTLKLGELWAVPIIVRFALIVRLAERSRELLKQRKLTEKANSSLEVILNSRSDEPGYVLRKLSELDFDECDDRQLFLTILARKLQARGLFTDTERQWFDYQFSKLDTTLEKCLRSLAQKTSQLHLSIQNAISSLRKVSESSWADFIERCSVVEKILRLDPAGYYAEMDFKTRDTYRKKIEKLSSHSKFTEDEVAEKILQVAESRLEPNTETAKKEAHVGYYLMDEGYDEILDVLQYKMPWLERFQRYMERHKSGYFLFIFFHLITFLAIVSIFSNYIGAPLWLTATALVVAFMPALELSVVSTNRILAFFIPPRILPKMEFAGEIPDRHRTMVVVPTLLGSVEDALDQIEALEIRAMANPGRCLQFVLLSDYHDAPEEHMPKDKEILNAAIERIEELNQRHNCKYGSKFHLFHRNRKWNPVQNSWMGWERKRGKIEELNHLLLNPDAETDFFPLQKEFLEGLKHVPVSYVITLDADTKLPPDSAIDLVRTAAHPLNRAEMNEAGNLVKHGYGIIQPRISIPPKSANRTWFSKVFSGNVGIDPYTTAVSDIYQDLFGEGVYTGKGLYDVRAFHAILDERFPENTVLSHDLLESTYLRAALVTDIELFDDYPSTYLSFSRRNHRWIRGDWQIAQWLFSRVPAQGLEKDKNPINSISKWKIFDNLRRSLNPFFILVFLLADWLFLPGSPLIGTIAALGIIAFPIYSSFSVQIFTRPTRVAWKLYFEKVKADMKVNTLQAFTTLMFMPHQAYVSLDAIVRTVWRMAISNRLLLEWVSASQTEKQSNAGMIKYYRKMWPNIFWSLLCVSMAVLFATQVLYLIIPFALLWTFTPYFAWWMSRELKSEKPELSKEDLRELRMFGRRTWHFFDRFVTEEHSWLPPDNFQEDPYLGSVNRTSPTNIGLSLTALIAAYDSGYIALKELLDKIGNTLGSMKFLEKYNGHFYNWYDIEKREVLHPRYISTVDSGNLAGSLVVVKQALQQLKNAQWPNPAFCQGLRETLWVLEDILITLQQHVTSSELWKEIEMTLKELKEALPGEGVENIVRWKGKLNQLKAIAIELDAIEIKQLIGEKSSSKVTDIEFWFGRPFSQIQLMLDEINEVEDGEHFEGWSAYEGKELLLEDLKAEHVVSNWQARLRKFAGWCDEMIYEMDFNLLYKRDRKLFSIGYNVDRASLDESTYDLFASEARMASYLAIAKGEVSPEHWFSLSRRLTSINRNEILLSWGGTMFEYLMPLLYMSRYEDTLLSNTYDNVVKWQENYGNSRNYPWGFSESGYGVLNLELHYQYRSFGAPGLGLKRGLAENYVVAPYASMLALMVDPKSSLKNLRELKKEGAFSLYGFYESIDYSNRVNESEGDKTIVKMYMAHHQGMILLSLSNVLNSNRIQNLFHNDPLVQSCDLLLQERIPRGIPIKEPRPIDVELEPGKKKEGQVEVEHAGQESLTDAPPRTHILSNGHYSTVITHTGSGYSYCGNLTLTRWRPDKVYDPYGLFFYIKDLETNEYWSMGHTPVGRKADRYDSWFHPGKVQIARVDEWTESFMEVCVSPEDNIELRKLTITNYADRKRKFEISSYTEIVINEQETDLAHPAFSNLFVQTDHIPEHHALVAQRKPRSEDEKPVWLVHTLAAEESDNGSGPMQFETDRGAFIGRGRDLKEPVAMDMGHRFEGTLGNVPDPIFSIRKTIDLKPGEKISLTFGLGKVNNKEEAIAIADRYDNPYATDRVFELASLYGNVELDHIGLNGHQANYFQKLSGAMIYGCERLRAGENILKKNRKKQPGLWSYGISGDLPIIIYSIHDTEYLRNVELLLKAHSLWRLKGFDVDLVIINDHPPSYIDELQDSIHDHIQKSMERQRVNKRGGIFVLRSDEVQPEDRVLLFSVAEVVLAGHLPKLKFGELHAENMERESPRKTFKPIDLRDNGGKRFTDPDELMFYNGYGGFTQDGKEYVIHLNAKRNEKDLTYPPAPWINVIANEEFGFLSSETGSGYTWSRNSRENRLTPWSNDAVMDPPGEALFIRDEENGIYWSPTPKPIPGSGHYEVRHGFGYSKYKTETLNIEQELTVWTAPDDPVKIIRLELKNTGLYQRKLRLFRYLDWVLGVFRHRSSKYVHTEWHGNTEGILARNYYNNEFAEQVAFTGQFSSTKLQELQFTSDRLQFLGKNQSLKNPVVLGQDIPLNDKFGIGFDPCAASSAVIDLGSGKKCLVYYLLGEAESEDQAIELLKKYHNQTQLEQSLTHAKEMWDTKLNGVQIATPELEFNFLANGWLQYQNIACRMWARTGFYQSGGAYGFRDQLQDSSSAIYIDKQLTRNQIKLHASHQFEEGDVLHWWHPPTDRGTRTRISDDLLWLPYVTALYLRRTNDIKLLKERVPFVRTRSLNDGEQEAYLEPETTSHKASIYEHCCRAIDKSLTKGNHGLPLMGAGDWNDSMNRVGENGQGESVWLGFFLYKILDDFLPICKKQGDEDRVETYKSFKTELKKHLNSEGWDGEWYRRAFYDDGTPLGSSENDECIIDAIAQSWAVISGAATPEKAAKALESAEKHLISESDGLIRLLVPPFESTEKNPGYIKGYMPGVRENGGQYTHAAVWLVRALAESGYGRRAVELMKMLTPVTHSLNKEQADRYKVEPYAVAADIYGEPPLTGMGGWTWYTGSAGWMYRVILESILGLEIVNEHTLLIDPSISPDWKEFSISLNNLEKGTRYDIKVTNPDGLEKGTLEGSVDGKPIPISGGNFKIKLKQDGKTHHITLSIQKKA; the protein is encoded by the coding sequence ATGGCACCGGAAACACAGGTACATTTTAATAAACAGTATTTGGAACAAGAGGTCAGGAAGTTGGCCTCTGATCAGGTTGTTACGCTTTCCAAAAAACCGCTTCAAAAAATCGATCCCATTCTTAGCTCTTCCCGTGAAGTACTCATTGATACTTATCGTGAACTGGCATCGGCTGCAAAAAAACAAAAAGAGCTCTCCACAGCAGGGGAATGGCTGATTGATAACTTCTACATCATCCAGGAACAAATTGTAGAGCTGAATGAGGATCTGCCATATACCTATTATGAAAAACTGCCAAGATTAAGCGAAGGAAACTTCAAAGGTTACCCTCGTATCTATGAATTGGTACAAAAGCTGGCGGCAATCAGTGATAATATTATCGATAAAGAAAATACGTTGACAGCCGTACAGGCCTATCAGAATGCCTTCACGCTAAAATTGGGTGAGCTTTGGGCGGTACCGATAATTGTTAGATTTGCACTGATTGTTCGTTTGGCAGAACGTTCGCGAGAGCTTTTGAAACAGAGAAAGCTCACTGAAAAAGCGAATAGCAGTCTTGAAGTAATTTTGAATAGCCGTTCGGATGAGCCCGGCTATGTGCTTAGGAAGCTCTCTGAACTGGACTTCGATGAATGCGATGACCGTCAGCTCTTTCTGACCATATTGGCCAGGAAACTGCAGGCAAGGGGATTATTTACGGATACCGAACGTCAATGGTTCGATTATCAATTCAGCAAGCTTGATACTACCCTTGAAAAATGCCTCCGTTCACTTGCCCAGAAAACCTCCCAGTTGCATTTGAGCATACAGAATGCCATCTCATCCCTTCGTAAGGTTTCTGAAAGCAGCTGGGCAGACTTTATTGAGCGCTGCTCAGTAGTAGAAAAAATTCTCAGGCTGGATCCTGCAGGCTATTACGCTGAGATGGACTTTAAAACAAGGGATACGTACCGCAAGAAGATTGAAAAATTGAGTTCTCACTCCAAGTTTACTGAAGATGAAGTGGCTGAAAAAATACTTCAGGTGGCAGAAAGCAGACTTGAGCCGAACACTGAGACTGCCAAGAAGGAGGCGCATGTAGGATATTACCTAATGGATGAAGGTTATGATGAAATCCTGGATGTGCTTCAATATAAAATGCCCTGGCTGGAACGTTTCCAGCGTTATATGGAGAGGCATAAATCAGGCTATTTCCTATTTATTTTTTTCCACCTGATCACGTTCCTGGCCATCGTAAGTATTTTTTCAAATTACATTGGAGCACCGTTATGGCTTACAGCTACAGCTTTGGTAGTTGCCTTTATGCCGGCTCTGGAGTTATCGGTGGTCTCCACAAATCGGATTTTGGCTTTCTTTATTCCACCCAGAATTTTGCCGAAGATGGAGTTTGCAGGTGAAATTCCTGACCGGCACCGTACCATGGTAGTAGTACCGACCCTGCTGGGCTCTGTGGAAGATGCATTGGATCAGATTGAAGCCCTTGAAATAAGAGCAATGGCAAATCCCGGTAGATGCCTTCAATTTGTTTTGCTATCCGACTATCATGATGCCCCGGAAGAGCACATGCCTAAAGATAAAGAGATATTAAACGCAGCCATAGAGCGTATTGAGGAGCTGAATCAACGCCATAACTGCAAGTACGGGTCTAAATTTCACCTTTTTCACAGAAACAGAAAATGGAATCCCGTACAAAATTCGTGGATGGGGTGGGAGCGTAAGAGAGGCAAGATTGAAGAGTTGAACCACCTATTACTGAATCCGGATGCCGAAACGGATTTTTTTCCGCTTCAGAAAGAATTCCTTGAGGGTCTCAAGCATGTCCCGGTGTCATATGTCATTACCCTGGATGCAGACACCAAGCTGCCACCGGATAGTGCAATAGACCTTGTCCGTACAGCGGCGCATCCATTAAATAGGGCAGAGATGAATGAAGCCGGAAATTTAGTGAAGCATGGATACGGTATTATCCAGCCAAGAATTTCAATTCCTCCCAAATCGGCAAATCGAACCTGGTTTTCTAAGGTTTTTTCCGGAAATGTCGGTATCGACCCATATACAACGGCTGTTTCCGATATCTACCAGGATCTGTTCGGGGAGGGGGTTTATACGGGCAAAGGACTCTACGATGTCAGGGCATTTCATGCAATTCTTGATGAACGATTCCCTGAAAACACGGTGCTTTCACACGACTTGCTGGAAAGTACCTATTTGCGGGCCGCACTGGTCACCGATATCGAGCTATTCGATGATTATCCATCCACCTATCTAAGCTTCAGCAGGCGCAATCACAGGTGGATAAGGGGAGACTGGCAAATTGCCCAGTGGCTGTTCTCGCGTGTTCCCGCCCAGGGATTGGAAAAGGACAAGAATCCAATAAATAGTATTTCTAAGTGGAAAATATTTGACAATTTAAGAAGATCACTTAATCCATTTTTTATACTGGTTTTCCTGTTGGCTGACTGGTTGTTTTTGCCGGGTTCGCCTCTGATAGGTACTATAGCTGCTCTCGGAATTATTGCCTTTCCTATCTACTCCAGTTTCTCAGTGCAGATATTCACCCGACCCACCAGGGTAGCATGGAAACTCTATTTTGAGAAAGTAAAAGCCGATATGAAGGTTAACACCCTTCAGGCCTTCACAACGCTGATGTTTATGCCTCATCAGGCATATGTGTCGCTTGACGCAATAGTACGAACAGTTTGGCGCATGGCAATTTCGAACAGGCTTCTTCTCGAATGGGTATCTGCTTCACAAACCGAGAAGCAATCCAATGCCGGAATGATTAAATATTATCGCAAGATGTGGCCTAACATATTCTGGTCATTACTCTGTGTTTCCATGGCTGTTCTATTTGCTACCCAAGTGTTGTATCTAATTATACCTTTTGCTTTGCTGTGGACATTCACTCCTTACTTTGCATGGTGGATGAGCAGAGAACTGAAATCAGAAAAGCCGGAATTAAGTAAGGAAGACCTCCGCGAACTTCGCATGTTTGGACGCAGAACCTGGCACTTTTTTGATCGATTTGTAACAGAAGAGCATTCCTGGCTACCACCCGATAACTTTCAGGAAGATCCTTACCTGGGCAGTGTTAATCGTACATCTCCTACCAATATCGGACTGTCTTTAACGGCACTGATAGCAGCTTATGATTCAGGCTATATAGCCTTAAAAGAGTTGCTAGATAAAATTGGAAATACATTGGGGAGCATGAAGTTTCTGGAAAAATATAATGGTCACTTTTATAACTGGTATGATATTGAAAAACGTGAAGTATTGCATCCAAGGTATATCTCCACCGTGGATTCAGGAAATTTGGCCGGTTCTTTGGTAGTGGTAAAGCAGGCCCTTCAACAACTCAAAAATGCTCAATGGCCCAATCCTGCATTTTGCCAGGGGCTTAGGGAAACTCTTTGGGTGCTGGAGGATATCTTAATCACCCTGCAGCAACATGTAACCTCTTCGGAGCTTTGGAAAGAGATAGAAATGACCCTTAAAGAACTCAAAGAGGCTCTACCGGGTGAAGGCGTAGAAAATATTGTCAGGTGGAAAGGAAAACTAAACCAGTTAAAAGCTATAGCGATTGAATTGGATGCCATTGAAATTAAGCAACTTATTGGTGAAAAGAGCAGTTCAAAGGTTACTGACATAGAATTTTGGTTCGGACGTCCTTTTAGCCAGATTCAGCTTATGCTTGACGAAATAAATGAAGTAGAAGATGGTGAGCACTTCGAGGGTTGGTCTGCTTATGAAGGAAAAGAGTTATTGCTAGAGGATTTAAAAGCAGAGCATGTTGTCAGTAATTGGCAGGCAAGATTACGTAAGTTTGCCGGTTGGTGTGACGAGATGATCTATGAAATGGATTTCAACCTTCTTTATAAGCGGGATCGCAAACTATTCAGCATAGGCTATAACGTTGATCGCGCTTCGCTTGATGAGTCGACATACGATCTCTTTGCAAGTGAAGCCCGAATGGCATCCTACCTCGCTATAGCAAAGGGGGAGGTGTCGCCGGAGCATTGGTTCAGTCTTAGCAGGAGGCTGACCAGTATCAACCGCAATGAGATTCTTCTTTCCTGGGGTGGTACAATGTTTGAGTACCTCATGCCACTACTCTATATGTCGCGATATGAAGATACCTTGCTTAGTAATACCTACGATAACGTTGTGAAATGGCAGGAGAATTACGGCAATTCCCGAAACTACCCATGGGGGTTTTCAGAAAGCGGATACGGTGTTCTGAACCTGGAGCTTCATTACCAGTACCGGTCATTTGGTGCACCCGGTTTGGGATTGAAACGCGGTTTGGCTGAAAATTACGTGGTTGCACCCTATGCCTCCATGTTAGCTCTGATGGTAGACCCCAAATCCTCTCTTAAAAATTTGAGAGAGTTAAAAAAAGAAGGAGCATTTAGTCTATACGGGTTCTATGAATCTATCGATTATTCAAACCGGGTAAACGAGTCAGAAGGCGACAAGACCATTGTGAAAATGTACATGGCTCATCACCAGGGAATGATTCTGCTATCACTATCTAATGTACTGAATAGCAATAGGATACAGAATTTATTTCATAATGATCCATTGGTTCAATCCTGTGATTTATTGCTGCAGGAACGCATACCCAGAGGAATACCCATTAAAGAGCCCAGACCCATTGATGTTGAGCTTGAACCCGGTAAGAAAAAAGAGGGTCAGGTGGAAGTGGAGCACGCCGGGCAGGAAAGCCTGACCGATGCACCACCCAGAACACATATTCTATCCAACGGCCACTACTCCACGGTCATCACGCATACCGGTTCCGGATATTCGTATTGCGGAAATCTTACCCTCACGAGATGGAGGCCTGACAAAGTTTATGATCCCTACGGTTTATTCTTTTACATCAAGGACCTCGAAACCAATGAATATTGGTCGATGGGCCACACCCCTGTAGGCAGAAAGGCCGATCGTTATGATTCCTGGTTTCATCCTGGTAAAGTGCAAATTGCACGTGTTGATGAATGGACGGAGTCATTTATGGAAGTTTGCGTATCTCCAGAAGACAATATTGAATTACGTAAACTTACTATTACCAATTATGCTGACCGTAAAAGAAAGTTTGAGATCTCAAGCTACACAGAGATTGTGATAAATGAACAGGAGACCGATCTGGCTCACCCGGCGTTTTCAAATCTGTTTGTTCAGACTGATCACATACCCGAACATCATGCGCTTGTTGCCCAGAGGAAACCTAGAAGTGAGGATGAAAAACCTGTCTGGCTCGTACATACCCTTGCTGCGGAAGAAAGCGACAATGGATCAGGTCCGATGCAGTTTGAAACCGATCGCGGTGCCTTTATAGGTAGGGGCAGAGATCTGAAAGAACCTGTGGCAATGGATATGGGGCATCGTTTTGAAGGGACTCTGGGCAATGTGCCGGATCCAATTTTTAGTATCAGAAAAACCATTGATTTGAAACCCGGTGAAAAAATCAGTCTGACATTTGGGCTTGGAAAGGTAAACAATAAGGAAGAGGCGATAGCTATTGCCGATCGCTACGATAACCCCTACGCCACTGATCGTGTGTTCGAGCTGGCTTCCCTTTATGGTAATGTTGAGCTTGATCACATCGGTTTGAATGGGCATCAGGCCAATTATTTCCAAAAGCTCTCCGGAGCCATGATCTATGGCTGTGAAAGGCTGAGAGCCGGTGAAAATATCTTGAAGAAGAACCGAAAGAAGCAGCCCGGCTTATGGTCTTACGGTATTTCCGGTGATTTGCCCATCATAATATACAGCATCCACGATACTGAGTATCTGCGTAATGTTGAATTGCTCTTGAAAGCTCATTCCCTCTGGCGCTTGAAAGGGTTTGATGTCGATTTGGTCATTATTAATGACCATCCGCCTTCGTACATCGATGAGTTGCAGGATTCTATCCATGACCATATACAGAAATCGATGGAGAGGCAGAGGGTTAATAAACGCGGAGGTATATTTGTCTTGCGCAGTGATGAGGTGCAGCCTGAGGACCGGGTATTACTCTTTAGCGTGGCCGAAGTAGTATTGGCAGGGCACTTGCCCAAACTGAAGTTTGGAGAGCTTCACGCTGAAAATATGGAGCGAGAATCCCCTCGGAAAACATTCAAGCCGATAGATCTTCGTGATAACGGCGGAAAGAGATTCACGGATCCCGACGAGTTGATGTTCTATAACGGGTATGGCGGCTTTACTCAAGACGGGAAAGAGTACGTCATACACCTGAACGCAAAGCGTAATGAAAAGGATCTGACCTATCCTCCGGCTCCATGGATTAACGTGATAGCTAACGAAGAGTTCGGATTTTTGTCATCTGAAACGGGCTCCGGTTATACCTGGAGCAGGAACAGCAGGGAAAACAGGCTAACTCCCTGGTCTAACGATGCGGTTATGGATCCGCCCGGAGAAGCACTATTTATCCGTGATGAAGAGAATGGCATCTATTGGTCACCGACTCCGAAACCCATACCGGGATCTGGCCACTATGAAGTGCGTCACGGGTTCGGATATTCAAAGTACAAAACCGAGACGCTGAATATCGAACAGGAGCTAACGGTATGGACAGCACCCGATGATCCGGTTAAAATCATCAGGCTTGAATTGAAAAACACCGGTTTGTACCAGCGAAAACTTAGACTCTTCCGATATCTGGATTGGGTACTCGGTGTATTTCGACACAGATCATCCAAATATGTTCATACGGAGTGGCATGGCAATACTGAAGGCATTCTTGCCAGAAATTATTACAATAACGAATTTGCCGAACAGGTGGCATTTACCGGTCAGTTTAGCTCTACGAAGCTACAGGAACTGCAATTCACTTCCGACAGGCTGCAATTCCTGGGTAAAAATCAAAGTCTTAAAAATCCGGTGGTACTTGGGCAAGATATACCTCTTAACGATAAATTCGGAATTGGATTTGATCCCTGCGCTGCAAGCAGTGCCGTAATAGACCTGGGTTCAGGGAAAAAGTGTTTGGTATACTATTTACTTGGAGAGGCCGAATCAGAGGATCAGGCCATAGAACTGCTTAAGAAGTATCATAATCAGACACAACTGGAGCAGAGCCTAACTCATGCCAAGGAGATGTGGGATACCAAGCTTAATGGCGTACAGATCGCTACCCCGGAGCTTGAATTCAATTTCCTTGCGAATGGCTGGCTTCAGTATCAAAATATTGCATGCCGTATGTGGGCACGAACGGGGTTCTACCAGTCAGGCGGGGCTTACGGTTTCCGGGATCAGCTGCAAGATTCATCCTCTGCTATATATATCGATAAACAATTGACGCGCAATCAAATAAAACTACATGCCTCACATCAGTTTGAAGAGGGAGATGTGCTGCACTGGTGGCATCCACCGACTGACAGGGGGACACGTACACGAATTTCGGATGACTTGCTATGGCTTCCTTATGTAACAGCACTCTATCTTAGAAGAACGAATGATATAAAACTGCTTAAGGAGAGAGTCCCCTTTGTTAGGACTCGATCCTTAAATGATGGGGAACAGGAAGCTTACCTGGAACCGGAGACTACTTCTCATAAGGCAAGTATATATGAACACTGCTGCAGGGCTATTGATAAATCCTTAACCAAAGGAAATCACGGGCTGCCTTTAATGGGAGCCGGTGACTGGAACGACAGTATGAACAGGGTCGGTGAAAATGGTCAGGGAGAAAGTGTCTGGTTGGGGTTCTTCTTGTACAAGATTCTTGATGACTTCCTGCCTATATGCAAAAAGCAGGGTGATGAGGATCGGGTTGAAACCTATAAATCCTTCAAAACAGAACTTAAAAAGCATTTAAACAGTGAAGGATGGGACGGAGAGTGGTATCGCCGCGCTTTTTATGACGACGGAACACCACTGGGTTCTTCAGAGAATGACGAGTGTATCATCGATGCTATTGCACAATCGTGGGCTGTAATTTCAGGAGCAGCAACGCCTGAAAAGGCAGCCAAAGCACTGGAATCAGCGGAAAAACACCTGATTTCTGAATCCGATGGTTTGATTAGGCTGCTGGTACCGCCTTTTGAAAGCACAGAAAAGAATCCCGGATATATCAAAGGCTATATGCCGGGTGTCAGGGAGAACGGCGGACAGTATACCCATGCTGCAGTCTGGCTGGTTAGAGCCTTGGCCGAAAGCGGGTACGGCAGGCGTGCGGTTGAATTGATGAAGATGCTTACCCCGGTAACACATAGTCTTAACAAGGAACAGGCTGATCGTTACAAGGTAGAGCCTTATGCTGTAGCGGCTGACATTTACGGAGAGCCTCCCTTGACAGGAATGGGGGGTTGGACCTGGTATACGGGTTCTGCAGGGTGGATGTATCGTGTGATCCTGGAATCTATACTCGGCTTAGAAATTGTAAATGAACATACCCTGTTGATTGATCCATCCATAAGTCCCGACTGGAAGGAGTTTTCGATATCGTTAAATAATCTCGAGAAAGGCACTCGCTATGATATTAAGGTCACAAATCCGGATGGGTTGGAAAAAGGAACACTGGAGGGCTCCGTAGATGGGAAACCGATACCGATTTCAGGCGGCAATTTTAAAATAAAACTTAAGCAAGACGGCAAAACCCATCACATTACCCTAAGTATTCAGAAAAAGGCCTAA